Proteins encoded within one genomic window of bacterium:
- a CDS encoding dihydrolipoamide acetyltransferase family protein, with the protein MATPVILPKFSMTMEEGTILRWLKEEGAAVAQGEPIAEVMTEKVNMELEAPASGRLGGIRAAPGDTVATTTVIAYILGDGESPPEAPPAAPPRPGEAGPASSPRAVAAGPTGTSPGGRPGEATPVARRLARDAGLDLSAITGTGPAGRVTEADVRAALAARARPSGVGLSARRRTIAQRMLRSAREIPHVYLTRAVDMSAAAAARGATSYTAVIVWAAARVLGGHPRMRASFDGETVAVHDAIDIGIAVDTSDGLIVPVIRDASHKDPAVIHREIEALATRARAGELGMTEIHDAVFTVSNLGMLGVDTFTALINPPQSAILAVGAVRLRPWVVDGVVAVRPVCELTVAVDHRIADGADGARFLDDLCSRLEHPPSE; encoded by the coding sequence CAACTCCGGTGATCCTGCCGAAGTTCTCGATGACGATGGAGGAAGGGACGATCCTCCGCTGGCTGAAGGAAGAGGGCGCGGCGGTGGCGCAGGGTGAACCGATCGCCGAGGTCATGACGGAAAAGGTCAACATGGAACTCGAGGCGCCGGCGTCGGGGCGGCTCGGAGGGATCCGTGCCGCCCCTGGCGACACTGTCGCGACCACGACCGTCATCGCGTACATCTTGGGCGACGGCGAGTCTCCGCCAGAAGCACCGCCAGCCGCGCCGCCGCGGCCCGGGGAGGCGGGACCGGCGAGTTCGCCTCGTGCGGTCGCGGCCGGCCCCACGGGGACGTCCCCGGGCGGACGCCCGGGCGAGGCGACGCCGGTCGCGCGTCGCCTCGCCCGCGACGCGGGCCTCGACCTGTCGGCCATCACGGGGACCGGCCCCGCCGGGCGCGTGACGGAGGCCGACGTTCGCGCGGCGCTCGCCGCGCGGGCGCGCCCGTCGGGTGTCGGTCTGTCGGCGCGTCGGCGGACCATTGCGCAGCGCATGCTGCGGAGCGCCAGGGAGATTCCGCACGTGTACCTGACGCGCGCCGTCGACATGTCCGCGGCGGCCGCGGCACGGGGCGCGACCTCCTATACGGCCGTGATCGTGTGGGCGGCGGCCCGCGTGCTGGGAGGGCACCCGCGCATGCGCGCGTCGTTCGACGGGGAGACGGTAGCGGTCCACGATGCGATCGACATCGGCATCGCGGTGGACACGTCCGACGGGCTGATCGTACCGGTGATCCGCGACGCGTCACACAAGGATCCCGCGGTGATCCACCGCGAGATCGAGGCGCTGGCGACCAGGGCGCGGGCCGGCGAGCTCGGGATGACCGAGATCCACGACGCCGTCTTCACCGTGAGCAATCTCGGGATGCTTGGCGTCGACACGTTCACGGCGCTGATTAACCCGCCGCAATCCGCGATCCTCGCCGTGGGAGCCGTCCGCCTGCGGCCGTGGGTCGTGGACGGCGTCGTGGCCGTGCGACCGGTGTGCGAGCTGACGGTTGCGGTGGACCACCGTATTGCCGACGGCGCCGACGGCGCGCGGTTCCTCGACGATCTGTGCAGCCGTCTCGAACACCCGCCATCGGAGTAG